A genomic region of Melopsittacus undulatus isolate bMelUnd1 chromosome 5, bMelUnd1.mat.Z, whole genome shotgun sequence contains the following coding sequences:
- the SPIC gene encoding transcription factor Spi-C, which translates to MFLQSFPDQDVLGQAFEDALEVLQQHSDREMQYSPGYKSCLTVINHHHHLRASPSYSAAPSTEEQGYSWRNVINSAADFYADETVYHMLQNTPESQVMHAAAGQPKAGKGRKKLRLFEYLHESLYDPAMANCIQWVDKPNGVFQFVSKNKEKLAELWGERKGNRKIMTYQKMARALRNYGRTGEIIKIRRKLTYQFSAVVLKRLAPSYFLGKETVYHPYIQSNQEYQCADDWMSYSNYMYNNGYALQHANS; encoded by the exons ATGTTCTTGCAGAGTTTTCCTGATCAAGACGTACTGGGCCAGGCTTTCGAAGATGCACTAGAAGTCCTGCAGCAGCATTCTGACAGAGAAATGCAGTATTCACCAG GTTATAAAAGTTGCTTGACTGTGATCaaccatcaccaccacctccGAGCAAGTCCCAGCTACTCTGCAGCACCATCTACAGAGGAGCAAGGGTATAGCTGGAGAAATGTGATT AACAGTGCAGCAGATTTTTATGCAGATGAGACTGTCTACCATATGCTGCAGAATACTCCAGAAAGCCAAGTGatgcatgctgctgctggccagcCAAAAGCAGGGAAAG GTAGAAAAAAACTTCGACTGTTCGAGTACCTCCATGAGTCTCTGTATGATCCAGCTATGGCAAATTGCATCCAATGGGTGGATAAGCCCAATGGCGTCTTCCAGTTTGTCTCCAAAAACAAGGAGAAACTTGCAGAGCtttggggagaaagaaaaggaaaccgCAAGATCATGACATATCAGAAAATGGCGAGAGCACTGAGGAATTATGGAAGAACAggtgaaataattaaaattagaaGGAAGCTGACATACCAGTTCAGTGCTGTTGTTTTAAAGAGACTCGCTCCATCTTATTtcttgggaaaagaaacagtttatcATCCATACATTCAGTCTAATCAAGAATATCAGTGTGCAGATGACTGGATGAGTTACAGTAATTATATGTATAACAATGGCTATGCATTACAGCATGCTAACAGCTAG